The Cervus canadensis isolate Bull #8, Minnesota chromosome X, ASM1932006v1, whole genome shotgun sequence genome contains the following window.
caagttactcaacttctctgtgcctcagtttcctcatgtgtgaaaTAGAAACTGTAGCCTCTCTCTGCttcaattttctaatatttatgtaaaatgaggttaatcaaaagacaactcacaggattgttgtgttaaatgagttaatacatgtaatgGACTTAAAAGAGTGACTGGCACAAAGTAAATACTAGACACAGGttaattattattacatttaatgAAAGTTGTGCTCTCCAGAAAGCTCGGCTCACCTTGAGATGTGCTCACCAGAAAGCTGGGCTCACCTTGAAATGACCTGTTATGAGCTGTGGAGAGGTATCCCGGAAGTTTCTCTGTCTTCCATGTCCACACcacttctcccttctttcttaccCCTTCTCTGCCTCCTAACATTCTCTTTGGCCCCTGAACTCTGTCTGTTACCAATTAAACTTCCTATTTTCTATCCAACATAACTCAATAAAAGTACAAGTTGTCAGAACAACTAGTAAAGTATTCCTAGCCAGTTTTCTTTGATGTTTCTCTGGTATTTGAGTGGAATTATATTCATCAAGAACATTTTTCTGCCATaatagtgagattttttttttttgagagaaaaagGCAACtatattttgaagtaaattaaTGTGATTCCTATCACCaatattcatgctcctcagaGACTGAAGGCCATGGGCTGGCGGCTCTCACAGCTCTacccagcaccccaccccaccctggccaCTGGCTGCCGGTTTCCAGCAAAGCTTCACCTTTCAGTTTTCGAGGGAATAGCAGGAGCTTCGTCGTTTGGCACGGTGGGGGAGCCCGCCGTCCTGATGTGGTCAGTGCCTCCGGCAGCAGGGCTCTGAGTTCTCAGAAGTGAGATGCAGCGATTACACTGGAATCAGAGTGCGGGCAGCCTGCGAGGTGCTgcggggggctggggaggggggcgggggatgCAGCGGTGGCTCAGAACTCCTCGTGCACGCTGCGGGCACAGTCCACCAGCCTGCTGCCCGTGAAGAACTCACTGTACTTCAGCACCTCCTCGGGCTCCAGGTAGTGATTCTGGTCCTCGTCAGCGATAGCGATCATCTGCTTGGCCTCATTGAGGGCGCTGAACTCGTTCATGGGGTCCATGTAGTCCTCCAACTCCGCCATGGTTACGATCCCATCGTGGTTGGCGTCGA
Protein-coding sequences here:
- the LOC122435920 gene encoding 45 kDa calcium-binding protein-like; the encoded protein is MLQFMVREIIRDLDQDGDKKLSLSEFISLPVGTVENQQGQDVDDSWVRDRKRKFEELIDANHDGIVTMAELEDYMDPMNEFSALNEAKQMIAIADEDQNHYLEPEEVLKYSEFFTGSRLVDCARSVHEEF